TCCTGGAGATGGTCGCCAACCGCCCCCAGGTCCGCCACCTGGTGCTCATCGCCAGCGCGGTGAACTTCATCGACGGCTCGGCGCTGGAGAGTCTGGAACGCTTGGTGGACGAGCTGCGCAGCGCCGGCGTCACCTTCCACCTGGCCGAAGTCAAAGGCCCCGTAGCCGACCGCCTCGCCCGCACCTCCTTCCTCGACCACCTCGCCCCGGGGAAAGTCTTCCTCAGCACCCATGAGGCGGTGCGGGAACTGCGGAGCTCGCTCAGCTCCGAGTGAGGAGCAGCAAGCCAGCCGTCCCCAGCGCCAGCAGCAGGCATAGCGGGGAGTAGACCAGCGTATCCATGCGCGCGAAGCGGGTTCCCTTCACCCGCTTGAAGAACCCCACCAGCCGAAACTCCCCCACCGCCCGCAACCCAAACGCCCCCGCCATGGCGATGGCCAGCCAGCGGACCCAGCGCTCCGCCAACGGCAGCTGAACCCACCCCGCCACCGCGGCCACCAGCAGCGCACAAAACCCCAGCGCCGCCGCCACGACGAGGGTTACGAACGGCCCCGGCACGAACGCCGGCTTGCCTTCGACTTCCGGCAGCGTCGAGCTCATCCCCCAGCGCACACCCAGGGCCCAGAGGATGTGGAGGAGGGAGAGGAGGGCGAAGGTGGTGAGGAGGCCTAGAGCCAGGAGGCTGGACAGAGTGACGATCTCAGGCCTCCTTGTTCTTCTCGTCCCAGGGCATCGGCTGCCAAAGCTCGACCTTGTTTCCTTCCGGATCCATGATCCACGCGAACTTGCCGTTCTCGTGGGACTCCGGCCCCCCGACGATCTCCACCCCGTCCGCCCGCAGTTGCTCCAGCATCTCGCCCAAGTCGTCGACCCGGTAGTTGATCATGAAGGACGAGGTGCTCGGGCTGAACCACTCGCTGTCCTTGCTCGCGAGGCACCACACGGTCAGACCTCCATCGTCGGCAGGATCGTCGGGCCACTTGAGAGCAGCGCCGCCAAAATCCTCCAACGCCATGCCCAGATGCTTCCGGTACCAGTCCGCCAACTCAGCGCTCTTCCCCTTGCTCTTGAAGAAAACGCCGCCGATTCCGGTTACTTTCGCCATTTCAGACTCCTAGTCCATATTTCTCAGCGGCGCCATTTCTCAGCAACGCCATTTCTCAGGGGCGCCGTCCGAAGGGGCGCGTCCGCTTGGTTGATCGAGCTCGACGCCCCTGCTTCTAGACCCTCTTGCGGTCCGCGATCCGAATCACGATGACCACTCTCAAGCCCCGGAGGGGCGGAGGCATCTAGCCCGGGGCGCGAGCCCCGGGTGCGCAACCCGAGGGACCCCCAAGCCCCGGAGGGGCGACAGCCGAACCCGCCCAGGCCCAGCAGCCCGCGCCTAGCCAACTACTGCCAGTGGATGTTGACTGTGAGCATGTAGTAGACGGATACCGGCTCACCGTTGAGCTCGGCGGGCTTGAACTGCCAGGTCCTGAGGGAATCGCGGATGGGTTGTTCAATACACTCTGGAGGTTGCTTCTTGAGAAATCTGAGGCTCTCGATCCGCCCCTGAGTGTCGATGACGGTCTCAAGGATGATCGGCCCAGTCCATCGGCAGTCTCGCTGCGAGAACTGGGCCATCCGACCCTTCAGTCGGACAGGTGGAACCACATCACCAGCAATTTGCAAGGGGACTTCCT
This region of Acidobacteriota bacterium genomic DNA includes:
- a CDS encoding energy transducer TonB, with the protein product MAQFSQRDCRWTGPIILETVIDTQGRIESLRFLKKQPPECIEQPIRDSLRTWQFKPAELNGEPVSVYYMLTVNIHWQ
- a CDS encoding VOC family protein, producing the protein MAKVTGIGGVFFKSKGKSAELADWYRKHLGMALEDFGGAALKWPDDPADDGGLTVWCLASKDSEWFSPSTSSFMINYRVDDLGEMLEQLRADGVEIVGGPESHENGKFAWIMDPEGNKVELWQPMPWDEKNKEA
- a CDS encoding DUF3995 domain-containing protein — protein: MRKETRSSFGSRCPGTRRTRRPEIVTLSSLLALGLLTTFALLSLLHILWALGVRWGMSSTLPEVEGKPAFVPGPFVTLVVAAALGFCALLVAAVAGWVQLPLAERWVRWLAIAMAGAFGLRAVGEFRLVGFFKRVKGTRFARMDTLVYSPLCLLLALGTAGLLLLTRS